In Melitaea cinxia chromosome 11, ilMelCinx1.1, whole genome shotgun sequence, a genomic segment contains:
- the LOC123657594 gene encoding uncharacterized protein LOC123657594 has product MSLGIRVCDNVRAYPRGDAQMQHPASVGNGQGLLRQGRGQRKRRVQEVSLRIASWNVGTMTGRGRELADVLERRRINIACLQETKWKGQRAREIGAGYKFYYCGCDGKRNSVGIVLDRELKNKVMDAKRVNDRVIVVKLLMEDSVLNVVSVYAPQTGSMTV; this is encoded by the coding sequence atGAGTTTGGGAATTAGAGTATGCGATAATGTTAGGGCGTACCCCAGAGGCGACGCGCAGATGCAGCACCCGGCGTCTGTGGGAAATGGACAAGGGTTGCTGCGCCAGGGACGGGGGCAGCGTAAGAGGCGAGTCCAGGAGGTGAGCTTGAGGATTGCGAGTTGGAATGTGGGTACGATGACTGGGAGAGGACGAGAGCTAGCAGATGTTTTGGAAAGGAGACGGATAAATATAGCGTGCTTGCAGGAGACGAAGTGGAAGGGACAGAGAGCAAGAGAAATAGGGGCgggttataagttttattattgcgGCTGCGATGGGAAAAGAAATAGCGTAGGTATAGTGTTAGATAGAGAGCTCAAGAACAAGGTGATGGATGCGAAAAGAGTGAATGATAGAGTTATTGTAGTAAAACTATTGATGGAAGACTCGGTTTTAAATGTCGTTAGTGTGTATGCGCCGCAAACGGGATCGATGACAGTATGA